In one Nicotiana sylvestris chromosome 8, ASM39365v2, whole genome shotgun sequence genomic region, the following are encoded:
- the LOC138876418 gene encoding uncharacterized protein, with protein sequence MARKMKSLQQNIKNIQGIGGHKSVSFSDLCMFPHIHLPPGFKTPKFEKYNGHGDPIAHLKSMSGMTWPRPSSSNSNTTLIIAPDRNSLSNMKKKPTESFREYAIKWREQAARVKPPMDNHEIIIVCLEAQEPDYFQNMIFAMGRPFAEAIKIGEMVENGLKTGSIVSQDTLKDITQAIQNGSGSFANRKKRDEGSMMTSGSR encoded by the exons ATGGCCAGGAAAATGAAAAGTCTtcaacaaaacataaagaacatacAGGGAATAGGTGGTCACAAAAGTGTCTCATTTAGTGATCTGTGTATGTTCCCTCACATCCATTTGCCAccaggtttcaagaccccaaaatttgagaagtataaTGGACACGGCGACCCTATCgcccacttgaaaag catgtctgggatgacatggcccagGCCTTCATCAAGcaattccaatacaacattgataaTTGCACCAGATCGCAATTCCCTAtccaatatgaagaaaaagccaacagaaagctttagggagtatgccatcaagtggagggagcaagcagccagagttaagccacccatggataatCATGAGATCATCATTGTTTGTTTGGAGGCTCAAGAGCctgattatttccaaaacatgatattCGCAATGGGTAGGCCCTTTGccgaagcaatcaagataggggaAATGGTCGAAAATGGCTTAAAGACTGGCAGTATTGTAAGTCAGGATACTCTCAAAGACATCACCCAAGCGATCCAAAATGGGTCAGGAAGTTTTGCAAATAGGAAAAAGAGAGATGAAGGTTCTATGATGACTTCGGGATCTAGGTAA